The SAR324 cluster bacterium DNA segment ATCCGTTCATTCTAATAATATTTTTCACAGTCAAAGACTTCCGTCGCCTGACTTCCGTCCAACCCGCTTTCTCTTCCAAATGGAATCCGAAAACGCCTCCCCTCTGCTGGACTTTGTCGTCAACTATTTCACATTCTACTACGTCAGTCTGCTGCTTTTTTTGATTGCTGGAGTGCTGATGCTGTGGCGTACTTTCCGGCGTCGAAAAAGAACTCCAGGCAATCGACTAAAAACCCACCTAAGTTTTCGTTATCTGAACGACCGCTTCGACTCGGACGTAGATTCCCTTCAACGAGAACTCCAGAAGCATCCATTTTTACCCAAGGCAGCGCTTAAATTACTTCGTAAGGCACAGAAAAAAGAAGGGAAGAGTGAGGAACAAGAGGCAAAGTCAGATTCCCAAACCACCCTGGAAAAAATCAAGGAGCAACTGGACAGCGGACTGAGTACGGAAGAGGTGATCGGAAAACACTCCAATCGTGTTTATGTCCTTTCCTTCACCGGTAACATAATGGCCAGTGCCGTTGAACAACTACGCGAAGAAATATCGTTCCTGCTGCAGATTGCCCTTCCTTCTGACGAAATTGTAGTCCAATTGACTAGTCCTGGTGGAGCTGTCGCCCAGTATGGTTATGCCAGTTCGCAGCTATTACGATTGCGTCAAGCTGGCTTAAATTGCACAGTTTGCGTAGACACTGTTGCAGCTAGTGGTGGCTATATGATGGCAGCCGCAGCTCAAAAAATCATTGCGGCTCCTTTCGCTTTTCTTGGTTCAATTGGTGTTGTAGCAAGTGTGCCGAATTTTCATCGTGTTCTTCAGCGTAATGAAATCGACTACTACCTCTTCACAGCAGGCGAGTACAAGCGTACAGTGACTCCCTTCGCTGAAGTGACAGAGGAAGCACGTGAAAAATTCCAAGCCGATCTGTCTGCGATTCATCAAGCCTTCAAGGACCATGTCACACAATATCGAGAGGGCTTGGATATTGAGCAAGTAGCGACAGGCGAATATTGGTTGGCGTCCAAAGCCTTGGACCTGAAATTAGTGGATGAGCTGATGACGAGTGACGACTATTTACACGGCAAGATGGAAGAGGGCTTTGATGTGATCGAGATCCACACTGTTGAAGAGCGTAAGCCACTAGAGCGATTGCTACAGCAGGGTGCTCAACTCTTTCAACGTGTTCTGCAGTCTCGTCTCCCCCTGCCGGATTCCCAGCCACTTGATGTTCGTGAATACTACCGCTGAATTCATCGATGTGTCGAGTCGTTTATAATTGGAAGGGAGGGGTTGGTAAGTCCACTGTTGCCCGCAATCTCGCAGCAATTGCCACCCAGGAAGGAAAGCGAGTTTTGCTTGTGGATCTGGATCCACAAGGCAACTCCACACATTACCTGCTGGGTCGACCTGGGTAGGAAATTTCTCCTAATGGCTTTGATTGCTTCAATGACTGGCTACACTTCACAAGTAGAGTAGGCGGACCGAGGGCGTGTATTCATTCTTCTCCATTTCTAGGGCTTGATGTTCTGCCCTCCCATCCAGAGTTGG contains these protein-coding regions:
- the sohB gene encoding protease SohB; the encoded protein is MESENASPLLDFVVNYFTFYYVSLLLFLIAGVLMLWRTFRRRKRTPGNRLKTHLSFRYLNDRFDSDVDSLQRELQKHPFLPKAALKLLRKAQKKEGKSEEQEAKSDSQTTLEKIKEQLDSGLSTEEVIGKHSNRVYVLSFTGNIMASAVEQLREEISFLLQIALPSDEIVVQLTSPGGAVAQYGYASSQLLRLRQAGLNCTVCVDTVAASGGYMMAAAAQKIIAAPFAFLGSIGVVASVPNFHRVLQRNEIDYYLFTAGEYKRTVTPFAEVTEEAREKFQADLSAIHQAFKDHVTQYREGLDIEQVATGEYWLASKALDLKLVDELMTSDDYLHGKMEEGFDVIEIHTVEERKPLERLLQQGAQLFQRVLQSRLPLPDSQPLDVREYYR